The following coding sequences are from one Arcobacter nitrofigilis DSM 7299 window:
- a CDS encoding ABC transporter substrate binding protein, translating into MKKLLLLYFLIFVTFSFAIDNNKEVLLLHSYHKGYKWSDDISKAIEDKFASHGNIELTTRYMDTKRVLGNTYFDELAELYKTQFANRKFDLIIVSDNNAFEFIIKYHDVLFPKTPVLFCGINNFDKALLDENNIKEYMSGVVEQVDLENNFKLIHKLHPKMKNLVIINDKSKTGYAIKRDLRPIIKKYKDEFHVEYIDQWDMETLKKKVKNLDKNDVLLFVLLFKDKTGKNFTYKEGLKQVKSISHNPIYGLWDFYLNYGIVGGLVTSATAQGNSVADMALQVLNGKDIKDIPILEKSPNRYIFDYNELKKFDISLNNIHEKYTILNEPSSFYKKYTKFIVIVFSIIFILSIMVISMRANIQRRKKLENDLSNRLKFEKVLLDTLPNAIYYKNKDGKFIGSNLAFAKLFNITKQEVIGKTAFDFFPKDIAIKNIEIDEKIQKSQETDTSEIVLHFANLQMKYFILNKAPYENINGEVGGIVCIMDDITERVQQKQFLIQQTKLAEMGDMVAAIAHQWNEPLVELSALVQDIQTSHMLEELQTQDVESFVKSSMVQIQYMSQTLSDFRNFLKPSTKKTNFSVKQSFDDILEIVGKQLFYLNIKIDINYQKKNDEFVVYGYKNEFKQVLLNLVNNAKNKISEKSLENRCKIMVNVYTNNNYTIIEVIDDAGGIDEKIIHSIFDPYFTTKKDGTGIGLYMAKVIIEDKMKGQMFVKNDENKVIFTMKIPKMKKVL; encoded by the coding sequence ATGAAAAAACTTTTATTACTATACTTTTTAATCTTTGTTACATTTTCTTTTGCGATAGACAATAATAAAGAGGTTTTATTACTCCATTCATACCATAAAGGTTATAAATGGAGTGATGACATTTCAAAAGCAATTGAAGATAAATTTGCTTCTCATGGGAATATAGAACTTACAACTAGATATATGGATACCAAAAGAGTTCTTGGGAACACATATTTTGATGAACTTGCAGAACTTTACAAAACACAATTTGCAAATAGAAAATTTGACTTAATAATCGTAAGTGACAATAATGCCTTTGAATTTATTATAAAATATCATGATGTCCTCTTTCCCAAAACCCCTGTACTCTTTTGTGGTATCAATAACTTTGATAAAGCCCTATTAGATGAAAATAACATAAAAGAGTATATGTCAGGTGTAGTAGAACAAGTTGATTTAGAAAATAACTTTAAGCTAATACATAAACTTCACCCTAAGATGAAAAACCTTGTTATTATAAATGACAAGTCAAAAACAGGTTATGCAATAAAAAGAGATTTAAGACCTATAATAAAAAAATACAAAGATGAATTCCATGTAGAATACATAGATCAATGGGATATGGAAACTCTAAAAAAGAAAGTTAAGAATTTAGATAAAAATGATGTTCTACTTTTTGTACTTCTTTTTAAAGATAAAACAGGAAAAAACTTTACTTATAAAGAGGGATTAAAACAAGTAAAATCAATAAGCCATAATCCTATTTATGGCTTATGGGATTTTTATTTAAACTATGGGATTGTAGGGGGATTAGTAACCTCAGCAACTGCCCAAGGAAATAGTGTTGCAGATATGGCTTTACAAGTTTTAAATGGAAAAGATATAAAAGATATTCCTATTTTAGAAAAATCTCCCAATCGATATATTTTTGATTATAACGAACTAAAGAAATTTGATATTTCATTAAATAATATCCATGAAAAATATACAATTTTAAATGAACCAAGTTCTTTTTATAAAAAATATACAAAATTTATAGTTATTGTTTTTTCTATAATTTTCATTCTTTCAATCATGGTTATTAGTATGAGAGCAAATATCCAAAGAAGAAAGAAACTTGAAAATGACCTTTCAAATCGACTGAAGTTTGAAAAAGTTTTATTAGATACCCTACCAAATGCAATATATTATAAAAATAAAGATGGTAAATTTATTGGCTCTAATTTAGCTTTTGCAAAGTTATTTAATATCACAAAACAAGAGGTTATTGGAAAAACTGCCTTTGATTTTTTTCCAAAAGATATAGCTATAAAAAATATTGAGATAGATGAAAAGATTCAAAAAAGTCAAGAAACAGATACCTCAGAGATAGTATTGCACTTTGCAAACTTGCAAATGAAATATTTCATTTTAAATAAAGCCCCTTATGAGAATATAAATGGAGAAGTTGGTGGTATTGTTTGTATTATGGATGATATTACAGAAAGAGTTCAACAAAAACAATTCTTAATACAACAAACAAAATTAGCAGAAATGGGAGATATGGTAGCAGCCATCGCACACCAATGGAATGAACCATTAGTTGAATTATCAGCATTAGTTCAAGATATACAAACTTCACACATGCTTGAAGAATTGCAAACTCAAGATGTGGAAAGTTTTGTGAAAAGTTCAATGGTTCAAATTCAATATATGTCTCAAACTTTAAGTGATTTTAGGAATTTTTTAAAACCCTCAACTAAAAAAACAAATTTTTCTGTAAAACAATCTTTTGATGATATATTAGAAATAGTAGGCAAACAACTCTTCTATTTAAATATTAAAATTGACATAAATTATCAAAAAAAGAATGATGAATTTGTTGTGTATGGTTATAAAAATGAGTTTAAGCAAGTACTTCTAAACCTTGTTAATAATGCAAAAAATAAAATATCAGAAAAATCTTTAGAAAATAGATGCAAAATAATGGTTAATGTTTACACAAATAATAATTACACTATAATAGAAGTAATAGATGATGCTGGTGGAATAGATGAAAAAATCATACACTCTATTTTTGACCCATACTTCACCACAAAAAAAGATGGTACAGGAATTGGATTATATATGGCAAAAGTAATTATTGAAGATAAGATGAAAGGTCAAATGTTTGTGAAAAATGATGAAAACAAAGTTATATTTACAATGAAAATTCCTAAAATGAAAAAGGTTTTATAA
- a CDS encoding LutC/YkgG family protein, whose translation MSSRDEILNAIKSNNVVKDEILPEYDHFGITFENKLEKYGQVLKTVGGESLVTTKDKLDETIKDLYKEGLGQVYSNVEFCSLSNFDANAQDDAHNLKDIDLAIVKGNFAVAENGAVWLKDENNRHRSLYFIAQNIIIVVNKNDIVNNMHEAYTKIEFENSGYGVFVSGPSKTADIEQSLVIGAHGPKSGYVIFVD comes from the coding sequence ATGTCAAGTAGAGATGAGATATTAAATGCTATTAAATCAAATAATGTAGTAAAAGATGAAATCCTTCCTGAATATGATCATTTTGGAATAACTTTTGAAAATAAATTAGAAAAATATGGTCAGGTTTTAAAAACTGTAGGTGGAGAATCTCTTGTAACAACAAAAGATAAACTTGATGAAACTATAAAAGATCTTTATAAAGAGGGATTGGGACAAGTTTACTCAAATGTTGAGTTTTGTTCATTAAGTAATTTTGATGCAAATGCACAAGATGATGCTCACAACTTAAAAGATATAGATTTAGCAATAGTAAAAGGAAATTTTGCAGTTGCTGAAAATGGTGCAGTTTGGTTAAAAGATGAAAATAATAGACACCGAAGTCTTTATTTCATAGCTCAAAATATCATAATAGTAGTAAACAAAAATGATATTGTAAATAATATGCATGAAGCATATACAAAAATCGAATTTGAAAATAGTGGATATGGGGTATTTGTTTCAGGACCTTCAAAAACAGCAGACATAGAACAATCACTTGTAATAGGAGCACACGGTCCAAAATCAGGATATGTCATTTTTGTAGATTAG